The Thermotoga sp. Ku-13t genomic sequence TTCATACCTTTCTTTGCTTATCTGGGTTTTCAAACTTCCAGGTGGTATGGTCAGTTTGGGTAACCTCTCGGCAGTTTCCGAATCTCCTTCGAGGTACTTTATTGCAAACCATCGCGAAGCAGATTCACCGAGCTGAGTTTCTATGATATTTTTCAACTGTTGTATGGCTGCCTCGGTTTCGGCACTGAAACTGAACAGGATCTTCTTGGGTTCAGTAGAAGCAGTCTCAACTATGACATCCAACAGTTCATGAATGCCTTCCCCAGTCACGGCACTCGTCAGCACGACAGGGACTTTCAAATGTTTAGAAAGTTCTTGTTTGTCTATGTTTATTCCACTCTTCCTGGCCTCATCTATTGCGTTCACGACCAGAATAGCCTTCGCTTCAAGTTCTATCACCTCCAGAAGCAAGTAAAGTCCCTGTTCAAGGGAGAGAGCATCGGCAACGACTGCAACCACATCAGGAGTGTTGTAAAGCAGAAAATTCCGTGCGATTCTTTCGTCCACAGAAACGGGAAGTAGATTGTAAGTGCCGGGCAGGTCCGTCACGATCAGTTGGTGCCCCTTCCAGTTTCTTACACCTTCTTTTACCTCCACTGTCACGCCGGGCCAGTTGGCGACATACTGCCTCATGCCGGTGAGAACATTGAAAAGGCTGGTCTTTCCAACGTTGGGATTGCCGCAGAGGGCAACACGAATTGTCAAGCTTCATCCCTCCTGACGAGGATTCTCCTGGCCATACCGTTTCCTATCTTGAAAACACCTTTTTCTGTTTTTACGAGACCTTTTGACAAGACACTGACAATCTTGCCGGGCTCGATTCCCATCATCCTGAGTTTCGTCTGGAAACGCATGCCCCCCAGCAAGTGAACGATTTTCCGGACTCCTTCGGTCACATCGGAGAGCAATTCTATCCCATTTTCCAGAGTCACTGTGATCCGCTTTGCCTCGTCGTTGCGCAAAGTAATCATCTTGCCCATGACCAAGTAAGTCCTCGGATCGCCCAAGGGAGCAGACATGATAACCCTGATCTTGCTACCGGGCACGAAACCAATCGAAAGCAACCTGTTGCCAACTGAATCGTTGGGAACGGAAATTATCATTGCCTCGAACCCTACAGGTACGTCCACGAGTGACACGTCCTTCACCTCTTTTCTTATTGAGATTCATTCTCAATAACTATGATAACACCACCCCAACTGGACTTCAAGGGATTTTCTTGTCGGTATAAAACGGTAAAATAAAAAAATTGGAGGCCAAGTGATGGATCTTCGAAGGAAGGCAGAACTTGCCCCAAGAAAGCCTGGTGTCTACATCTTCTACGGTGCAGGACATGAATACCTGTACATAGGTAAAGCTAAGGATTTGCGCCGCAGGTTGATGACTTATTTTTCCAATTCCACTCACACCAGAAATACAAAAGTGGAAGCCTTGTTGGAAGAAGCTGTTGATCTGGACTATCTGGTAGTCTCGAGCGAAAAGGAAGCTTTGCTGCTCGAAGCCAGCTTGATATTTCAGCACAAACCAAAGTACAATGTCATGCTCAAAGAGAGCGAGTACTATCCCTACGTTGAGATAACGAAGGATGATTTTCCGCTGGTGAGAATTGTCAGAAAAAGAACAGCCGAGGGAGAGTACTATGGACCTTACACGAACATCACGTTGCTGAGAAACCTTCTGGACTATCTGCAACAGGTATACCAGTTCAGAACGTGTGAAAGGGATCTGACGAAGATCAGAAAACCTTGTGTTGAACATCAACTGCACAGGTGTCTGGCACCGTGTTCCCGCCAGGTGGACCCGGAAACTTACATCCGTGAGAGCATTGAACCTTTGCGAAGATTTCTGAGGGGTGAGACACAGGAAACATACAGGATGCTGGAGGAAAAGATGAAAAAGCATGCGGCTATGCTGGATTTCGAGACGGCTGCTAAATACAGAGATCTTCTGTTCAACCTGCAGCACCTGCTGGAAGGTCAGGGTGTGGTACTCGAGCCCTGGCGCAACTTGGATGTTGTGGCTAACAGCGGTAGATGCTACGTGGTACTGCGTGTCAGAGGAGGAAATATCGTTGCTAAACTTAATTATACGCTTGATTCATCAAAAATCGAGGACTTTCTCTTCCACTATTACATAGTGAATAAAAACGAACTCCCGAAACTGGTCCTGACGAAAAAGCCGGTCAAACTCGACATGGGTGCTGAAATAAGACCTCCAGTGGACGAGGTAGAATTTGAGCTGATGAGAAAAGCGAGAGAAAATGCCATCGTGAGCGCACAAAAACTGGGTCTCAATCTCGACGCACTCGAGCAGTTGAGGGATTTACTCAATCTTCCAGCCATTCCAACTTTAGTTGAGGGATTCGATGTGGCACATTTGCAAGGACAACTCACCGTAGCTTCTGTTGTTGTGTTCAGGGATGCTTTTCCTGTAAAGTCACTCTACAGACATTACAGAATCTCCAATGTCTTCAACGATGATCTGACAGCTCTCAGGAACGTGATCAAGCGCAGGTATTCGAAGTACCCAGTACCCAACCTGATCTTTGTAGACGGTGGCATCGGTCAGGTTCGAGCCGTAGCGAATGCTCTGAAAGAAATTGGACGAGAATGTGCTGTGGTTAGTTTGGCTAAATCTCGAGAGATCGTTTGTACTGTTGATGGGGAAATTTCCCTTCCCGCAGATCACCCTGTGGTACGCTTGCTCGTAGCGATCAGAGATGAGGCACACAGATTTGCCAACGCTTTCCACAGAAAGTTGCGGGATCGGCAGTTGCTCGAATCCATCATAGAGACCATACCTATGATAGGACCAAAGAGGAGAAAAAGGTTGATGGAAAGGTTCTCAAGTGTTGAACAGATCAAGGAAACGCCCCTGGATGAACTCGCAAAGATTCTCGGAAGTGCAAAGCTGGCAAAGTTACTCGTCTCAAGGATATGACTGGGGTGGTGTCGGTGAGATCCGTACTTTATTTAGCGGTCCTTGTGGGTATACTTTGGTGCAGTCTTGGACTTTTGATGCTCGTTGGTTATTCGCTTCTGAGACATTTTTCGCCGTTCCTGAATGATTTTCTCAACATTTCTGTGAGGACTTCAAAATGGTTCTTGGCGTTCGCGCTGTTTTTCACAGCTTCTGGTCTTTGCACCTGTCTCTACGCTCTGGCGAGGGCAAATAGAGACAATTACATGGTTTTTCTTTCTTTCGCATTTTCCTCAAACGCATCTTCCATAGCCGTTCAGATCTATAGAATGGTCGCTAAAGGGATCGGCTGGTGGGCCGCAGACCTTCTCGGTACCTACAGCGAGGTCAACTTGGTGAAGTGGTTGTCGATCTTTTTGCTGTTGTTGTCGCTGATTCTCTTGTCATTTCAATTCAGCTTGATAAGGATGGAGAGGCGTGTGCCATGAGAGTGCTTGGGATCATCGTCGAGTACAATCCTTTTCATAACGGTCATTTGTATCACTTGACGGTGGCAAGAGAACTCGTCAAGCCAGATTATGTCGTGGCTGTGATGAGTGGTAGTTTCTGTCAGAGAGGAGAACCAGCCATCATAGACAAGTTTGCTCGAACGGAAATCGCTTTGCTGAACGGCGTAGACTTGGTTCTCGAGCTTCCTTTCGTTTACGCAGTTCAGGATGCTGGGGGCTTTGCGCGTGGTGCGGTGTGGTCGTTGCACAATACGAACGTGGTGACGGATATCGTTTTTGGTAGCGAATCGGCTGATTTATCTTTTCTTCAAAAGATAGCCGAGGTGATGGTGAAACAGCCAGACCCGTTCCCCGCATTGATGAGAGAAGAACTAAAGAAAGGACATTCTTTTCCAAACGCAAGAAAGTACGCTTTGATGAGGTACTTCGACCTGACCAAGGAAATGGATCCAAAAGAGGTTTTGAAAATAGAAAAATCGAACGACATACTCGGAGTCGAATACATCAGATCGTTGATGATCTTGGATAGCCACATAAAACCACACGTGATAAAGAGGGTTGGTGCGGAAGACAGAGACGAACGATTTCAGGGTAAGTTTTCGAGTGCTACAGCGATAAGAAAGTGCATATCGAATGGAGACTGGGAAAAAGTAGCCAAGGCATTACCTGTGAGTAGCCTCAGGGTCGTCTCACGCGAGCTGAGCGAAGGGAGAGGGCCCGTTCTGTTACAGCATATGGAAACTCTGATTCTCTCAAAGTTGAGGCTTGTGGACAGAGTTCAACTTCAAAGACTCCATGGTTTCGATGAGGGACTGGACAAGCGTTTCATCGATTATGCATCGAAAGCGACGAGCTTAGAAGATTTCTTTGCGCGCGTGAAAAGCAGGCGCTTCACGTTGAGTAAGATCCGAAGGTTGTGTCTTTATGCTCTGTTCGATGTTACGAGTGATTTTGTGGAGAAGTCTAACACATTTGGCCCGCAGTATCTGAGGGTGTTAGGTTTTTCCACGAAGGGCAGAGAACTCTTATCGAAGATGAAACGCGTTTCTCGTGTACCGATCATCTCACTGTGTTCTCTGTACAGAAAAGTCTTGGATGAATCGATGAAGAAACCGGAGAGGTTCCAGATCGATCCTGAACTGTTCGAACAGCAACTGCTGTACGATATCAGGGCGACGTCAATACACTCTCTTTTGTTCCCAAAGCAATCCGAGCGGATAGGTGACAAGGATTTCAAAGTTCCACCGATCATGATCGCGTAGGAGGGAAACGTTCGTGGGATTCGTACACGTTTACACTGGGAACGGTAAAGGTAAGACGAGTGCGGCTCTCGGCTTGGCTTTGAGGGCTCTTGGTCATGGGATGAGGGTGTACATCGCTCAGTTTTTGAAAGGGATGGACTACGGTGAGTTGCATTCATTGAAGCGTTTCGAGAACGTTACCTTGGAGAGGTTTGGAAGACCAAAGTTCATCCATGGAAAACCGGACGAAGAAGATGTGAGACTCGCGATGGAGGGTTTGAACAGGTGCCGGGAGGTCGTGAGTAGTGGTGAGTACGACATCGTTATAATGGATGAAGCGAACATCGCGGTGTTTCTTGGTCTGTTCAGCGTTCAAGATTTGCTCGAAGTGGTTGCCAAAAGGCACGAAAGGACCGAAGTGGTCATCACTGGAAGGTACGCACCTGAAGAGTTGATCGATGTAGCAGATTTGGTAACCGAAATGGTTGAGATAAAACACTATTATTCCAAGGGAGTTCAAGCAAGGAAAGGTATCGAGTACTGAATTAATTCGTTAAAGATAATTTCAAAGCGTCGTTGTATTATCTGTTGCCTTGGGTAGTATAATGTGTTTCGCGAGTGTTCCTTGCTCAATTGACAGAGCAGGTTTTTTGTAATAAAATGACGAGTCGGTGTGCCGTTGAAGGGAGGTTTTCGATGCCGACTATAAATCAGTTAATCCGATTCGGTCGCGAGAGGAAGGTAGAAAAGTCAAAAGCACCAGCCTTGATGGGTAACCCGCAGAAACGCGGTGTCTGCATACGTGTTACCACGATGACGCCGAAGAAGCCCAACTCTGCTCTGAGAAAAATCGCGAGGGTGAGGCTGTCCAACGGCGTTGAGGTAACAGCGTACATACCAGGCATCGGTCACAACTTGCAGGAACACTCTGTCGTTCTCGTGAGAGGCGGAAGGGTTAAGGACCTTCCTGGAATAAGGTACAAGATCATAAGGGGCGCCTTAGACGCAGCAGGCGTTGAAAACAGGAGACAATCCAGAAGCAAGTACGGTGCTAAAAGGCCAAAGAAGTAATGGTTGGAGGTTGGTAACGTGAGAAGAAGACGGGCAGAGATTAGAAAGATTGCGCCAGATCCTGTTTACAATGATGTGTTGGTTGCAAAGCTGATCAACAGGATCATGTGGGATGGTAAGAAAACCGTCGCCCAGAAGATCGTGTACAAGGCTTTCGATTACATAAGGGAAAAGACGGGTAAGGATCCACTTGAAGTCTTTCAAAAGGCTGTCGACAACGTTAGGCCAGTGCTTGAGGTTCGCCCTAGGCGCGTCGGAGGTGCGACCTACCAGGTTCCAATCGAGGTTCAGGAGCCAAGAAGGACGTCTCTGGCTCTGCGTTGGATAGTCGCTGCGGCGCGTGCAAAGAAAGGAAGGCCGATGTACATCAAACTTGCTGAGGAATTGATAGCTTCATACCAAGGGACAGGAGCCGCCGTCAAGAAGAAAGAAGATGTGCACAAGATGGCGGAGGCGAACAGAGCGTTTGCCCATCTGCGGTGGTGAAAGGAAAATCTATGCTGGAGATTCAGGCGTTGTATGTCCCTCTCGAAAAACTTCGTAACATAGGAATAATGGCCCACATAGACGCCGGTAAGACGACGACGTCTGAACGTATTTTGTACTATACCGGCCGCAAGCACGTGCTTGGAAGTGTGGACGAAGGAACCGCGACCCTCGACTGGATGGAGCAAGAAAAAGAGAGGGGCATAACGATACAAGCGGCGGCAACAACGTGTTTCTGGAAAGGTTACAGGATAAACTTGATCGATACGCCCGGGCATGTGGATTTCACTATAGAGGTCGAGCGCTCCCTGATGGTTCTCGACGGTGCCATTGCTATCTTCGATGCAACCGCTGGCGTGGAACCGCAAAGTGAAACTGTTTGGCGGCAGGCGAACAAATATGGTGTTCCGAGAATAGCGTTCATGAACAAGATGGATAAAATAGGTGCCGACTTCGATATGGCTGTCAAAAGTTTGATCGAGAAACTCCACGCCAAACCACTTCCAATACAGGTGCCGATCGGTTCTGAAAAAGATTTTGTTGGAGTCATAGATCTTTTAAGGATGAAGGCTATATACTGGATCAGTGAAGATGGGTCCCAGTACGTGGAAGAGGAAATCCCGAGATACCTTTTGAGCGAAGCTGAAGACAGGCGTGAAGAGATGCTTTCAACGCTTGCCGAAGAAGACGAAGAGATTCTGAACCTTTATCTTGAAGATGAGGAAATACCCATCGAGAAACTGAAGGCAACGATCAGAAGATTGACAATCGCAAACAAGATAGTACCCGTGCTCTGTGGAGCGGCTGCAAGAAACAAGGGGATCCAGCCTCTCCTGGATGCTGTGGTGGATTACCTACCATCGCCTCTTGATTTACCGCCACTGAAAGCCCAGACCATAGATGGAGAGGAAGTAGAAATAGTACCATCGGAAGAAGCAGGCTTTACAGCGTTAGCTTTTAAGATTCAGGTTGATCCCTACGTTGGTAAACTGACTTATCTACGCGTCTACTCTGGAAGGCTTGAAAAAGGATCGTACGTGTACAACTCAACCAAAAATGTGAAAGAACGTGTTTCAAGGCTGATGTTCATGCACGCAGATAAAAGAGAAGAAGTGGAGTTTGCGAGACCCGGAGACATAGTCGCTGTGATTGGACTGAAAAGCACGACCACTGGGGATACACTCTGTGACGAGAGCCGCCCGATACTCATAGAGAGGTTCAACTTTCCTGAACCCGTCATATCCGTCGCGATTGAGGCACCGACCAAGGAAGAAGAGGAAAAAATGGTCCGCGCAGTCACAGCACTGAGCGAAGAAGATCCAACATTGAAAGTCAGGGTTGACAACGAGACAGGTCAGATCATACTCTCTGGCATGGGTGAATTGCACCTGGAGATCGTGACTGACAGGTTGAAGAGAGAATTCAACGTGAACGTAAAGGTTGGCAAGCCCCAGGTTTCTTACAGAGAGACTATCACCAGAGCTGGAATTGGTGAGGGCAAGTACATAAGACAAACCGGTGGCAGAGGGCTGTACGGACACGTCGTGGTTAGGTTCGAGCCCATTCCGTACGAGGCTGGTAAGCATTTCGAATTCGTTAACAACATAGTTGGTGGTACAATACCGAAAGAGTACATACCAGCAATAGAACAAGGCATACACGAAGCCATGGAGATGGGTTATGTGGCCGGTTATCCGATGATCGGGGTGAGGGCCATACTCATCGATGGTTCGTATCATGAAGTGGATTCTTCTGAAATCGCTTTCAAAGTTGCGGCGAGTCTCGCCTTCAAGAATGCCATGAAAGAATGTGAACCTGTCTTGCTGGAACCGGTCATGCGCTTGGAAATCATCACACCCGAAGAGTATCTGGGTTCCATAATAGCCGATTTGAGTTCTCGCAGAGCCACCATACACGGTCTCGAGACGAGAGGCAACACCAAGATCATAAAGGCGACGGCACCAATGTCCGAACTGTTCGGCTACGCAACGGTTTTGAGGTCCCTGAGTCAGGGTAGGGCGGTCTATACAGCTCAATTTTCACACTACGAGAAGATACCAGATAGGATTCTCGAAAAGCTTCTGAAAGCTG encodes the following:
- a CDS encoding ferrous iron transport protein A gives rise to the protein MSLVDVPVGFEAMIISVPNDSVGNRLLSIGFVPGSKIRVIMSAPLGDPRTYLVMGKMITLRNDEAKRITVTLENGIELLSDVTEGVRKIVHLLGGMRFQTKLRMMGIEPGKIVSVLSKGLVKTEKGVFKIGNGMARRILVRRDEA
- the uvrC gene encoding excinuclease ABC subunit UvrC, producing MDLRRKAELAPRKPGVYIFYGAGHEYLYIGKAKDLRRRLMTYFSNSTHTRNTKVEALLEEAVDLDYLVVSSEKEALLLEASLIFQHKPKYNVMLKESEYYPYVEITKDDFPLVRIVRKRTAEGEYYGPYTNITLLRNLLDYLQQVYQFRTCERDLTKIRKPCVEHQLHRCLAPCSRQVDPETYIRESIEPLRRFLRGETQETYRMLEEKMKKHAAMLDFETAAKYRDLLFNLQHLLEGQGVVLEPWRNLDVVANSGRCYVVLRVRGGNIVAKLNYTLDSSKIEDFLFHYYIVNKNELPKLVLTKKPVKLDMGAEIRPPVDEVEFELMRKARENAIVSAQKLGLNLDALEQLRDLLNLPAIPTLVEGFDVAHLQGQLTVASVVVFRDAFPVKSLYRHYRISNVFNDDLTALRNVIKRRYSKYPVPNLIFVDGGIGQVRAVANALKEIGRECAVVSLAKSREIVCTVDGEISLPADHPVVRLLVAIRDEAHRFANAFHRKLRDRQLLESIIETIPMIGPKRRKRLMERFSSVEQIKETPLDELAKILGSAKLAKLLVSRI
- a CDS encoding nucleotidyltransferase, with protein sequence MRVLGIIVEYNPFHNGHLYHLTVARELVKPDYVVAVMSGSFCQRGEPAIIDKFARTEIALLNGVDLVLELPFVYAVQDAGGFARGAVWSLHNTNVVTDIVFGSESADLSFLQKIAEVMVKQPDPFPALMREELKKGHSFPNARKYALMRYFDLTKEMDPKEVLKIEKSNDILGVEYIRSLMILDSHIKPHVIKRVGAEDRDERFQGKFSSATAIRKCISNGDWEKVAKALPVSSLRVVSRELSEGRGPVLLQHMETLILSKLRLVDRVQLQRLHGFDEGLDKRFIDYASKATSLEDFFARVKSRRFTLSKIRRLCLYALFDVTSDFVEKSNTFGPQYLRVLGFSTKGRELLSKMKRVSRVPIISLCSLYRKVLDESMKKPERFQIDPELFEQQLLYDIRATSIHSLLFPKQSERIGDKDFKVPPIMIA
- the cobO gene encoding cob(I)yrinic acid a,c-diamide adenosyltransferase, with amino-acid sequence MGFVHVYTGNGKGKTSAALGLALRALGHGMRVYIAQFLKGMDYGELHSLKRFENVTLERFGRPKFIHGKPDEEDVRLAMEGLNRCREVVSSGEYDIVIMDEANIAVFLGLFSVQDLLEVVAKRHERTEVVITGRYAPEELIDVADLVTEMVEIKHYYSKGVQARKGIEY
- the rpsL gene encoding 30S ribosomal protein S12 — protein: MPTINQLIRFGRERKVEKSKAPALMGNPQKRGVCIRVTTMTPKKPNSALRKIARVRLSNGVEVTAYIPGIGHNLQEHSVVLVRGGRVKDLPGIRYKIIRGALDAAGVENRRQSRSKYGAKRPKK
- the rpsG gene encoding 30S ribosomal protein S7 encodes the protein MRRRRAEIRKIAPDPVYNDVLVAKLINRIMWDGKKTVAQKIVYKAFDYIREKTGKDPLEVFQKAVDNVRPVLEVRPRRVGGATYQVPIEVQEPRRTSLALRWIVAAARAKKGRPMYIKLAEELIASYQGTGAAVKKKEDVHKMAEANRAFAHLRW
- the fusA gene encoding elongation factor G — encoded protein: MLEIQALYVPLEKLRNIGIMAHIDAGKTTTSERILYYTGRKHVLGSVDEGTATLDWMEQEKERGITIQAAATTCFWKGYRINLIDTPGHVDFTIEVERSLMVLDGAIAIFDATAGVEPQSETVWRQANKYGVPRIAFMNKMDKIGADFDMAVKSLIEKLHAKPLPIQVPIGSEKDFVGVIDLLRMKAIYWISEDGSQYVEEEIPRYLLSEAEDRREEMLSTLAEEDEEILNLYLEDEEIPIEKLKATIRRLTIANKIVPVLCGAAARNKGIQPLLDAVVDYLPSPLDLPPLKAQTIDGEEVEIVPSEEAGFTALAFKIQVDPYVGKLTYLRVYSGRLEKGSYVYNSTKNVKERVSRLMFMHADKREEVEFARPGDIVAVIGLKSTTTGDTLCDESRPILIERFNFPEPVISVAIEAPTKEEEEKMVRAVTALSEEDPTLKVRVDNETGQIILSGMGELHLEIVTDRLKREFNVNVKVGKPQVSYRETITRAGIGEGKYIRQTGGRGLYGHVVVRFEPIPYEAGKHFEFVNNIVGGTIPKEYIPAIEQGIHEAMEMGYVAGYPMIGVRAILIDGSYHEVDSSEIAFKVAASLAFKNAMKECEPVLLEPVMRLEIITPEEYLGSIIADLSSRRATIHGLETRGNTKIIKATAPMSELFGYATVLRSLSQGRAVYTAQFSHYEKIPDRILEKLLKAV